AGTGGAGGTGCACGCGCAAAGGAAAGTGTTGCTACGAAATCATACTAAGGGTTtgtttagttcatgctaaaattgaaagtttgattaaaattggaacgatgtgacggaaaagttggaagtttgtgtgtgtaggaaagttttgatgtgatggaaaagttagaaatttgaagaaaaagttgggaactaaaatCACCTTGGAGAGAATGAGAAAACTCGTAAAAGTTGCGAGAAGTCAGCGCTGCATGCGTGCGTAACCCGTTTAGTTGGTGGCATTGACGCATGATGAGTGCATTATGAGGGTGGAGCTGCTTTGCTTTTGTTAGCTGGTCATCACAGTACACTTGTGTGCAAAAACTTCCTACAACGATTTCTGTACACATGATTGCTGAAGCTTAAGAATAGTCCGAAAGACCTCAAGGACACGAGATGGATTTTCCTCCGTTCATCAGAAACCCGAATTTTTCAGTGTTGACGGCGTTCTGACGCTGGGACATGGGGATAAGTACACTAATCAACACAGGAATAGCTGAGAAGAAGGTTCAGGGGGCCACAAACAACAGCAAACTCTCTCTATCCAATGCGATTTCTTGTGAGCTGTGACATGCCGAGCCAAGCACGAGACGGTCAGTTCAGGCTCGGCCCAGGTCTGTCGTGTGAGGCCGGCTCTGTGTCAGATACTACTTGTGAAACTGAAGGCTCGCATCTGCTGTTGATCATGGGATTCTTGGGCATGGCTATCTGTGAACTGTATTTGGTTAGCATTGAGACAACCTGATTCATGGTAGGCCTGTCATCGGGAGATTGCTGTACGCAGAGAAGCCCAATTTGGATGCACCTGTCTAGCCCAAGCAGGAGATCAGGCTCAGGTTTGATCAGTCCTAAATCAAGAATGTCCTCGATCTCATGCTGTTTCCAAGACTCCCAGGtctgccaaaaagaaaaaaactcacTTACATGATAGTGCCCATTTGCATTTTCTAATAGCtatatttttcctttcaaaaaattATTAACTTTGCCTGgaaattcattattttttttctaaaagagtAGTACTGAAAATTATGAACTTTTATGTCATTTTTTTGCGGGTGCTTAGTTCAGTCTGTTGGCACTGGCTTCTCAACTTCTGTTTATGTGCTTATTTGCTTTAGGCAAATCAATTGTGCGACTTATATGTTCACTTACCTCACGAAGAAAAGTTGGTAATGTCCTGTTCCTTTTACCACTGATTATCTCTAGCAACACAACTCCAAAGCTATACACATCGCACTTGAGCGTCAGATTTCCTTGAGCTGCATATTCTGGAGCTATGTAGCCCCttcattaacaaaaaaaaaaaagcttgtcGGTCAGTTGAGACCTCTAAGGAAAACATGCAGAAAATGCCAGAAAAACTTGAATAGGAACATTAGCTGAAGTAATGAAGTTAAAAATCATACGCTGACAGAACTAATGTTGGATCAGTCTGGTCGTTGATAAACAGCTTGGCAGTGCCAAAGTCTGCTACCTTAGGTCTCCGATTGTCATCTAGGAGTATGTTGGATGGTTTCAGATCCCTGTGAATAACTTTCACGTTGTGAAGGTACTCGACACCTATGGCGATCCCGCGGATTATGTCTAATCTTTGCACCCAATTCAGAGAGGCTCGCAGTCTACGATCTTCTCCTGTCAGTTCCAAATAGGCCCGTGTGATAAGCATGCAGAAGATCAGAGCTTTACAGGAATATACAGAAGATAATTATGCATCACATTTCTACAAAGATTAACAGACTACAGTGAGTaatgaatttgtttttttggttAGGAATGGGTACCAAATATGTAGAGATCCAAGCTCATGTTCTCCATGTATTCATAGACTAGTATCATCTCGCCTCCTTCTTGGCAGTAACAGAGCAGCTCAACAAGGTAGGCGTGCCTTGTGTTCGACATCATCTCCACCTCTCTTATGAAATCCTCCTTGCGTTTGTCAGTAACAAGAGACTGTGTGAGCCTCTTTACAGCAACCTTTCTACCACTGGGCAGCTTCCCCTGGTGATTGTAAAATCAGATGTTTCAATGCAGACTTTGCATTTCAAGATTTGTGGTAGTGAAGTCAAATCGTAACTTAGTTTGCGTACATAAAGGTGTCAAATTGTTGAAAAAAGTGCAGACCTGATAGACAATGCCGAAACCACCTCTGCCAATGATATTGCTTTCAGAGAAATTCCCTGTAGCCTCCTTCACACTAGACAGATTAATTGAAGGGGCAGCCAAAGCAGGATTAGGACGAGCATgaacagcagcagtagcagctggAACGCCCGCATCATCATCTGGTGAATATAATTGCATTGATTTACACCTTCTTGTATATCAAAgcactcccttcgtttcatattataaatcgttttgttTTTGgtaaaagtcaaactatttcaagtttaattaagtttgtagaaaaaaaagtagtaacatttttaactcaAAACAAATACATTATGAAAATATGTTCAATTAtatatttgatgaaactaatttggtgttataaatattactatatttaactacaaacttagttaaacttaaaataatttaactttaaccaaagtcagaacgacttataacctgaaacggagggagtagaaaactATGGGGATGATTTTCTCCTCTCTAGACGCCTCCCGTTTGTAGCACATCGtcaaatagttattaaaaaaacaaaagaactataaaatatattacatataaAGTCAAATTCTCGTTTGTGCACGTCgactaaatagttatgaaaaaatataaaaaatagtacatgtaaagttaaattttaacctCTACAAATTGTAGAAAACAACAAATTAAAGTATTCATAcattagaagttttttttttataatttgtagaaGTTTAATTTGTCTCATGGAGCAATATATCATATGTTAATCtatcttatcaatttttttcatgacTATTCAGTTGACGTGGGAGAAACGATGGGTCATCATCTCAAGGGGCAAAAAAAATCCCAGTAAACTGAACAAAATAGTTATCAGGAATTCAGACTTTCAGAGTATTACGAATTGTTACCTGATACTCTAGGCCTCTGACGCCTCCTAATCACATATAGGAGGACCAACAAAATAATGAGAAGAACCCCAACAACTGAAGCAATGGATGCACCAATAACCACAGCAGCTGGAGGCCGCCGTTGCCGAATACCATCTTTGCCTGTCACAGTTTTTTCCACAAATATATCAGCACTCACTCTCACTCATTTCATCAGCATTAGCCTTGTCAAATCTTATTAGATTTGCTCATTTTGAAAGTTTTTACCAAAAAACATGCGACagttttttttagcaatttcgtaaaaaaaatacattgctACCTGCTTCGTACCTAACTCAGATTTCGCCAACCTCACGTAGAGATCTTGTCCTCCATCGACGTAGCGCAGGTCGACGAGGTCGTCGGCCCAGATGATGCATCCGCTCccggcgccgcagccgccgccgcctccgatgTCGGCGGGGGCGTAGGCGACGCACGAGCAGTTGGCGAGGCACCGCGCCCAGCACTCCTCCACCGTGACGCGCTTGTCCACCGTCGCGTTATGCGCGTCGGGGAGCTTCACGCCGCGCACCGTCAGGAAGCCGTCCGTGGCGCAGCCCAGCGCCGCGTCTCGCCGGCACCCGGCGGAGGTGTCCCTCATCTTCttccacggcgacggcgacgccggggTGAAGCCCTCCACGCAGCTGCAGAACGACGTCGACGCCGCGCCGGCGTCGCACAGGCCGAACGCCCCGCACTTGCCGTAGTCGTCGCACAGGTCCCTCGGCCCCTGGAAGAAGTTCTTCCATGCCCGGCTGCTCGGCTCCCACACCAGCCGCTGGACCTCGCCGACGCCCGTCACCACGAGGCGGGAGAACGGCGCGCCGGCGTTGGCGGAGTAGCCGAAGGTGATCTCGCCGGGGCTCACCGTCAGCTGGTAGCTGAACATGTCGGAGTACGTCCCCATCTCCGGGATGCCGCTGAACCACAGCCCGTTCCACGGCCCCGTCCGGtacacctcgccgtcgccgtcccagAGCACGTTCTCCGGCACGCCCTTCGTGTCCGTCCTGTACCGGTAGTTCCCCGGCGACGGGTCGccggacgaacgccacgacgagaGGTACCACTCGGCGCCGGTCCACAGGTTCTTGCCGATCTTCATGCCGGGGAGCAGCGTGTCACACGGGTGGTCGAACGACTGCCACACGACGACAGCGCccgcgccgccattgccgcggTCACTGACGACGAGGTTTCCCGACTCGAGCAGCTGCGCCGCCATGGACGCGCCGCCCCCGGTCGTCGTGTTCGACGACCACACGACGTGGCCAGAGCCATCGAGCAAGAGGAGGCTCCCCGCGTCGGTGATCACCAGCACGCCGGAGGTGTCCGTGAGAGGGCGGTCGCGGTTGGCGACCCAGCAGACGACGTCGTCGGAGACGGAGAACCATATCCCGAGGTATCTCCGGCTGGTGctcgacgacgaagacgacgccGGCGAGAAGAAGCCCAGCGTGAATGAGCCGCCGGCGGAGACGAGCCTCTCGCCGTCGGTGATGTTCCGGCCCTTGCCAAGAGTGTCACCTAGCTCTGCACCTGTAGTTGTTCTGCCAGAATTAGAAAGGAGAAGCATGCATGATAGGATGATTAGGAACATTGAGCTCATGGCTGATTAGTAGAGAAGGTAATTAACCACCTGGATGCTTAAGCTAGATTTGCATCTCTGTCGTCTACATATAGACTGGAGATTGAAAGCTGGTATCACTTGGAGGTTAACCTAATATTTATATGGATTGGCATTTGGAGGTTAAGCAGCTGACTTGGTCATCATCGATTTTTGGCAAAAGAGAATATACAACTGATGAGTGTgattgtatatatatttgtattgtGTCTCGGAGGATAATTGTAACTGCAGTCTGCAGGTAGCGTCTGAGTCATAACTAGCAATTACATTTTGTAGCCAACCTGCTAATTTGTTTACCCATGAACATTTTTGTCTTCTCTGCAagcatatacttcctccgtttcatattataagtcgtttgattttcttatcaaacttttttaagtttgattaaatt
This window of the Oryza sativa Japonica Group chromosome 4, ASM3414082v1 genome carries:
- the LOC4337121 gene encoding receptor-like serine/threonine-protein kinase SD1-8, producing the protein MAAQLLESGNLVVSDRGNGGAGAVVVWQSFDHPCDTLLPGMKIGKNLWTGAEWYLSSWRSSGDPSPGNYRYRTDTKGVPENVLWDGDGEVYRTGPWNGLWFSGIPEMGTYSDMFSYQLTVSPGEITFGYSANAGAPFSRLVVTGVGEVQRLVWEPSSRAWKNFFQGPRDLCDDYGKCGAFGLCDAGAASTSFCSCVEGFTPASPSPWKKMRDTSAGCRRDAALGCATDGFLTVRGVKLPDAHNATVDKRVTVEECWARCLANCSCVAYAPADIGGGGGCGAGSGCIIWADDLVDLRYVDGGQDLYVRLAKSELGKDGIRQRRPPAAVVIGASIASVVGVLLIILLVLLYVIRRRQRPRVSDDDAGVPAATAAVHARPNPALAAPSINLSSVKEATGNFSESNIIGRGGFGIVYQGKLPSGRKVAVKRLTQSLVTDKRKEDFIREVEMMSNTRHAYLVELLCYCQEGGEMILVYEYMENMSLDLYIFGEDRRLRASLNWVQRLDIIRGIAIGVEYLHNVKVIHRDLKPSNILLDDNRRPKVADFGTAKLFINDQTDPTLVLSAGYIAPEYAAQGNLTLKCDVYSFGVVLLEIISGKRNRTLPTFLRETWESWKQHEIEDILDLGLIKPEPDLLLGLDRCIQIGLLCVQQSPDDRPTMNQVVSMLTKYSSQIAMPKNPMINSRCEPSVSQVVSDTEPASHDRPGPSLN